In a genomic window of Mycolicibacter heraklionensis:
- a CDS encoding RsiV family protein, with product MGRRRIICTLMLVAAWAIAVPVRVPPVSAEPGAAGGYAAIPDVIAGTRPDHLGTWEVRYQRVAGGDENVAAAINDVIDAEARGQVATYEPSASKTVPWTFNSTGTLSFRPITVSELFVGEYNTDMPNMPFHAVATRVFDKRSGILITWDNLFVDKPAGLARLAEQTKQILPTEYAPPRQGTWQFGNEVAPLDINFKYWIPTADGIELHFGDYQFGRGLAVITVPWARVADLIAPEFAAITQ from the coding sequence ATGGGGCGACGGAGAATTATCTGCACGCTGATGCTGGTGGCCGCCTGGGCCATCGCCGTACCGGTCCGAGTGCCTCCGGTGTCGGCCGAACCCGGCGCCGCCGGCGGCTACGCCGCGATCCCCGACGTGATCGCCGGAACAAGACCGGATCATTTGGGCACCTGGGAAGTTCGATATCAACGTGTCGCCGGGGGTGATGAGAACGTTGCGGCCGCGATCAACGACGTGATCGATGCCGAGGCCCGCGGCCAAGTCGCGACGTACGAGCCCAGCGCAAGCAAGACCGTTCCCTGGACGTTCAATTCCACCGGCACCTTGTCATTCCGTCCGATCACTGTCTCAGAGCTTTTCGTCGGCGAATACAACACCGATATGCCGAATATGCCTTTTCATGCGGTGGCCACCCGGGTATTCGACAAACGCAGCGGCATCCTGATCACTTGGGACAATTTATTCGTCGACAAACCGGCCGGCCTGGCCCGGCTGGCCGAGCAGACCAAGCAGATCCTGCCGACCGAGTACGCGCCGCCCAGGCAGGGCACCTGGCAGTTCGGCAACGAGGTGGCGCCGCTCGATATCAACTTCAAGTACTGGATCCCCACCGCCGACGGCATCGAGTTGCACTTCGGCGACTATCAGTTCGGCCGTGGTCTCGCGGTGATCACCGTGCCGTGGGCGCGGGTGGCCGACCTGATCGCCCCGGAGTTCGCGGCGATCACCCAGTAG
- a CDS encoding CoA-acylating methylmalonate-semialdehyde dehydrogenase, with product MSTQIPHFIDGHRNAGTSQRTTDVFDPNTGEVQATLPLANQADVDAAVTSAAVAQRDWAAYNPQRRARVMMRFIDLVNSHVDELAELLSREHGKTLDDARGDIQRGIEVIEFCVGIPHLLKGEHTEGAGPGIDVFSLRQPLGVVAGITPFNFPAMIPLWQAGPALACGNAFILKPSERDPSVPVRLAELFVEAGLPPGVLQVVHGDKEAVDALLHHPGVAAIGFVGSSDIAQYIYSTATANGKRAQCFGGAKNHMIVMPDADLDQAVDALIGAGYGSAGERCMAISVAVPVGEQTADRLRARLVERINNLRVGHSLDPKADYGPLVTRAALERVNDYIAQGAAAGAELVIDGRERASDDTQFGDADLTGGFFAGPTLFDHVTTEMSIYTDEIFGPVLSIVRAHDYEEALRLPSEHEYGNGVAIFTRDGDTARDFTSRVQVGMVGVNVPIPVPVAYHTFGGWKRSGFGDLNQHGTASITFYTKVKTVTQRWPSGIKDGAEFHIPTMQ from the coding sequence ATGAGCACACAGATTCCGCACTTCATCGATGGCCACCGAAACGCCGGCACCTCGCAGCGCACCACCGACGTCTTCGACCCCAACACCGGCGAGGTGCAGGCCACCCTGCCGCTGGCCAACCAAGCCGACGTCGACGCCGCGGTCACCTCCGCGGCAGTGGCCCAGCGCGATTGGGCCGCCTACAACCCGCAACGCCGGGCCCGGGTGATGATGCGTTTCATCGACCTGGTCAACAGCCATGTCGATGAGCTGGCCGAGCTGCTCTCCCGCGAGCACGGCAAAACCCTCGACGACGCCCGCGGCGACATCCAGCGCGGCATCGAGGTGATCGAGTTCTGCGTCGGCATCCCGCACCTGCTCAAGGGTGAGCACACCGAAGGCGCCGGCCCGGGCATCGACGTGTTCTCGCTGCGCCAGCCGCTGGGTGTGGTCGCCGGGATCACCCCGTTCAACTTCCCGGCGATGATCCCGCTCTGGCAGGCCGGACCGGCCCTGGCGTGTGGAAACGCGTTCATCCTCAAGCCTTCCGAGCGCGACCCGTCGGTGCCGGTGCGTCTTGCCGAGCTGTTTGTCGAGGCCGGTCTGCCCCCGGGGGTGCTGCAGGTGGTGCACGGCGACAAGGAGGCCGTCGACGCCCTGCTGCACCACCCGGGCGTCGCTGCGATCGGCTTCGTCGGCAGCTCCGACATCGCGCAGTACATCTACTCGACCGCCACGGCCAACGGCAAGCGCGCGCAGTGCTTCGGCGGCGCCAAGAACCACATGATCGTGATGCCCGACGCCGACCTGGACCAGGCCGTCGACGCTTTGATCGGCGCCGGCTACGGCAGCGCCGGCGAGCGCTGCATGGCGATCTCGGTGGCGGTGCCGGTCGGCGAGCAGACCGCCGACCGGCTGCGGGCCCGGCTGGTGGAGCGGATCAACAACCTACGGGTGGGCCACAGCCTGGACCCGAAGGCCGACTACGGGCCGCTGGTCACCCGGGCCGCCCTCGAGCGGGTCAACGACTACATCGCCCAAGGCGCGGCCGCCGGCGCCGAGCTGGTGATCGACGGCCGCGAACGGGCCAGCGACGACACCCAGTTCGGTGACGCCGACCTGACCGGCGGCTTCTTCGCCGGGCCGACGCTTTTCGACCACGTCACCACCGAGATGTCGATCTACACCGACGAGATCTTCGGTCCGGTGCTGAGCATCGTGCGCGCCCACGATTACGAAGAGGCGTTGCGGCTGCCCAGCGAGCATGAATACGGCAACGGGGTGGCGATCTTCACCCGCGACGGCGACACCGCCCGCGACTTCACCTCCCGGGTCCAGGTCGGCATGGTCGGGGTGAACGTGCCGATTCCGGTGCCGGTGGCCTATCACACCTTCGGCGGCTGGAAGCGCTCCGGCTTCGGCGACCTCAACCAGCACGGTACCGCGTCCATCACCTTCTACACCAAGGTCAAGACCGTCACCCAGCGCTGGCCGTCTGGAATCAAGGACGGCGCCGAATTCCACATCCCCACAATGCAATAG
- a CDS encoding MlaD family protein: protein MTGRRLVGLPVAAAAMLLAGCSVGVEQLPLPAPGIGGDSYHLSAVFSNALNLPDRAKVRLGGADVGEVVSMTAKDYTAVVDMRILADVRLPTGTTAELRSATPLGDIFVALRQPAPADGAAVLHDGDRIPITSTLAAATVEEVLASTSMLVNGGVIGNLTRVLNGVGSAVGHDGEGLAAMIRESRALVTTMSSRTDDIRAVMQQTAALADTLNSQRNSINDVLASSAPALSVIADHTATIVALLNQMGAVTSQLQRFPSIAGVDTRSLIHDLNELSRAFNDTAVDPQVTMDNFVRILPPVLKLFSANAAHSDVDLQQLALGHIPDKNHLGDPEFHGPKWADWDNLVGSLRYVISQLGDRVWGTDRGRIWGPHQ from the coding sequence GTGACCGGGCGTCGGCTCGTCGGGTTGCCGGTTGCGGCGGCGGCAATGCTGCTCGCCGGATGTTCGGTCGGAGTGGAGCAACTGCCGTTGCCCGCGCCCGGAATCGGCGGCGACAGCTACCACCTGAGCGCGGTATTCTCCAACGCCCTCAACCTGCCGGACCGAGCCAAGGTTCGCCTCGGCGGTGCCGATGTCGGCGAAGTGGTGTCGATGACGGCCAAGGACTACACCGCCGTGGTCGATATGCGGATCCTCGCCGACGTCCGGCTGCCCACCGGAACCACCGCCGAGCTGCGGTCGGCCACTCCGCTCGGCGACATCTTCGTCGCGTTGCGACAACCCGCACCGGCCGACGGTGCGGCGGTTCTCCACGACGGCGACCGCATCCCGATCACCTCGACTCTGGCCGCCGCGACCGTGGAGGAGGTGCTGGCCTCGACGTCGATGCTTGTCAACGGCGGGGTGATCGGCAACCTGACCCGAGTTCTCAACGGGGTGGGCTCCGCCGTGGGGCACGACGGCGAAGGGCTGGCCGCGATGATCCGGGAATCGCGCGCCTTGGTCACCACGATGTCGTCCCGCACCGACGACATCCGCGCGGTGATGCAGCAGACCGCCGCGCTGGCCGACACGCTGAACAGCCAGCGGAACTCGATCAACGATGTGCTGGCGTCGTCGGCGCCGGCACTGAGCGTCATCGCCGACCACACCGCCACCATCGTCGCGTTGCTGAACCAGATGGGTGCAGTAACCAGCCAACTGCAACGGTTCCCGTCGATCGCCGGCGTCGACACCCGCAGCCTGATCCACGACCTCAACGAACTGTCCCGCGCTTTCAACGACACCGCGGTGGATCCGCAAGTCACGATGGACAACTTCGTGCGAATTCTGCCGCCGGTGCTGAAACTGTTCAGCGCCAACGCAGCCCATTCCGATGTCGACCTACAGCAGTTGGCGCTCGGCCACATCCCCGACAAGAACCACCTGGGGGATCCCGAGTTCCACGGCCCCAAGTGGGCCGACTGGGACAACCTGGTCGGATCGTTACGGTACGTGATCAGCCAGCTGGGCGATCGGGTCTGGGGTACCGACCGCGGCCGAATCTGGGGGCCACACCAATGA
- a CDS encoding MlaD family protein: protein MNVVEPIAALILRTVRSGVAHRLLISGLAQIALVVVGVTYLLFGALRDNPFADQITVAVHLDESGGLLANQDVTLRGVPIGRVASVDFTGDGVRAIARIDARAKIPRDGTIARVSGLSPAGEQYLNFEPTDTTGPPLTDGAVIDRAYTAAPIPIWRLLGNVDGLLAQTDPVQLKAVLDELAVSEQGPEKLRQLLTGSQLLISTLDGVLPQTMTLLRSSRPLFKIFDDSSNGMRSIASNLGATLAGVTDKDAGMRRMLDETPKVLATVDQVIADNSETAVQLLGNLTTVAQLSYVRVPALQQLFRDDRPPLLDGVASLMHGGGIWAIADIYPRYMCDYSHPRDVPFIPNYPEPYLNTYCLNDDPGLLIRGARNAPRPPGDDTANPPPGWDPLRRTDPTPVGPHTIPLPYGGPAMPPESEPHRQGIPWN from the coding sequence ATGAACGTCGTCGAACCGATCGCCGCGCTGATCCTGCGGACGGTCCGTAGTGGGGTGGCGCACCGGCTGCTGATCTCCGGTCTGGCGCAGATCGCGCTGGTCGTCGTCGGGGTGACGTATCTGCTTTTCGGCGCGTTGCGCGACAACCCGTTCGCCGATCAGATCACGGTGGCGGTGCACTTGGATGAGTCCGGCGGGCTGCTGGCCAACCAGGATGTCACTCTGCGGGGAGTGCCGATCGGCCGGGTGGCCTCGGTCGACTTCACCGGCGACGGGGTGCGGGCGATCGCCCGCATCGACGCCCGCGCCAAGATACCGCGCGACGGCACGATTGCCCGGGTGTCAGGCCTGTCACCGGCCGGCGAGCAGTACCTCAACTTCGAGCCCACCGATACCACCGGCCCGCCACTCACCGACGGAGCGGTGATCGACCGCGCCTACACCGCGGCTCCGATCCCGATCTGGCGGTTGCTCGGCAATGTCGACGGCCTGCTGGCGCAGACCGATCCGGTTCAGCTCAAGGCTGTCCTCGATGAACTCGCGGTCAGCGAGCAGGGGCCCGAGAAGTTGCGGCAGCTGCTCACCGGTAGCCAGCTGCTCATCTCCACGTTGGACGGTGTGCTGCCGCAAACCATGACGCTGCTGCGCAGCAGCCGCCCGCTGTTCAAGATCTTCGACGATTCATCGAATGGAATGCGTTCTATCGCAAGCAATTTGGGAGCCACCCTGGCCGGTGTCACTGACAAGGACGCCGGAATGCGCCGCATGCTGGACGAGACGCCGAAAGTGCTCGCCACGGTCGATCAGGTGATCGCCGACAATTCCGAGACCGCGGTGCAGCTGTTGGGGAACCTGACCACCGTCGCGCAACTGTCCTACGTACGAGTACCGGCGCTGCAGCAGTTGTTCCGCGACGACCGGCCGCCGCTGCTCGACGGGGTCGCCAGCCTGATGCACGGCGGTGGCATATGGGCGATCGCCGACATCTACCCGCGGTATATGTGCGACTACTCGCACCCCCGCGATGTTCCGTTCATCCCGAACTACCCGGAGCCCTACCTGAACACGTACTGCCTCAACGACGACCCCGGGTTACTGATCCGCGGCGCCCGCAACGCTCCCCGCCCGCCCGGCGACGACACCGCCAATCCTCCCCCCGGTTGGGATCCGCTGCGGCGCACCGATCCCACTCCGGTCGGCCCGCACACGATCCCACTGCCCTACGGCGGCCCGGCCATGCCGCCGGAATCCGAGCCGCACCGACAGGGCATCCCGTGGAACTGA
- a CDS encoding MCE family protein, whose translation MTKRTILVAAIMAAAAAVLGAGYTLRPVVSTGPRTITAQFDNVIGLYTGNTVAVLGMPVGRVASISPKSSYVEVVLQVDPKIVLPVDVQAVTVGTSILTDRHVELTPPYAGGPALPDGATLRLDRTKTPIEFDRVLKMVDKLGTALGGDGHGGGPMADILTATSEITTTSGQQLKTALGQLSAALRTGDDDGQATRRNITTIITNLSRLTDAAARNQDVVRAFGSDIRALSDIVAQEGVGRGATGRALNQVLEQLNTLLTDNGDNLTATLRSSNALTKALVDYRRELSEVFDVAPLAIDNVVNAMDTDNGMLRVGAHFDSVFFDSSMTKEVCNILGLRQLGCRTGTIRDLGPDFGITSVLDAMTRLGQ comes from the coding sequence ATGACCAAGCGGACCATCCTCGTCGCAGCCATCATGGCCGCCGCAGCTGCGGTGTTGGGTGCGGGGTACACGCTGCGGCCGGTGGTGAGTACCGGGCCGCGCACCATCACCGCCCAGTTCGACAACGTCATCGGTCTCTACACCGGCAACACCGTCGCGGTGCTCGGCATGCCGGTGGGTCGGGTGGCCTCGATCAGCCCCAAAAGCAGCTACGTCGAAGTGGTCCTGCAGGTCGACCCGAAGATTGTGCTCCCCGTCGATGTGCAGGCGGTGACCGTGGGAACGTCGATCCTCACCGATCGTCACGTCGAACTCACCCCGCCGTATGCCGGCGGCCCGGCTCTGCCGGACGGTGCCACGCTGCGCCTGGACCGAACCAAGACGCCGATCGAATTCGACCGGGTGCTCAAGATGGTCGACAAGCTCGGCACCGCGCTGGGCGGCGATGGCCATGGTGGCGGACCGATGGCCGATATCCTCACCGCGACTTCGGAGATCACCACCACGAGCGGGCAGCAGCTCAAGACCGCGCTCGGCCAGCTCTCGGCAGCGCTGCGCACCGGGGACGATGACGGGCAGGCAACGCGGCGCAACATCACCACGATCATCACCAATCTGAGCAGGCTCACCGATGCGGCAGCCCGAAACCAAGACGTGGTGCGTGCCTTCGGCTCCGACATCCGGGCGCTCAGCGACATCGTCGCCCAGGAGGGTGTCGGGCGGGGCGCTACCGGACGCGCGCTCAACCAGGTGCTCGAACAGCTCAACACCTTGCTGACCGACAACGGCGACAACCTGACAGCAACGCTGCGCAGCAGCAACGCGCTGACCAAGGCCCTGGTCGACTATCGCCGCGAACTCTCCGAGGTGTTCGACGTCGCCCCGCTGGCGATCGACAACGTGGTCAATGCGATGGACACCGACAACGGCATGCTGCGAGTGGGTGCGCACTTCGATTCGGTGTTCTTCGACAGTTCGATGACCAAAGAGGTCTGCAACATCCTGGGTCTGCGGCAGTTGGGGTGCCGCACCGGCACCATCCGCGACCTGGGCCCGGATTTCGGAATCACGTCCGTGCTCGATGCGATGACGAGGTTGGGGCAGTGA
- a CDS encoding MCE family protein — MAATQVRKRVLEDRSQAWLGALAVLTLTAVIAATTLLTTLNLGKTTYFADFLQAASIRSGDEVSIAGVPVGTVEDTALDGDHVMVSMKIRHDVVLGSQTRAAIKLSTVLGARYVELKPAGDGTLDGRRITLAHTSVPYDLQKLLQDSTNTFEDVDAQRFAQSMQLVSTQLRDVPSVLPDALAGVQSLSQVIAERRDQIAGLLRSTAEIAEILGGQQADLAALVNQGHQLFGEVVARRDAVQRLMEAATTLVSTARDITVGDHAQLDRLLGDIRQVTAMVGDHDDLLRNLFQAMPLSMRNVANATGSGPFLDFALPGGLLVDSWMCAISGRAEQYRWPERYQYFKDCE, encoded by the coding sequence GTGGCAGCCACGCAGGTCCGCAAACGGGTCCTCGAGGACCGCAGCCAAGCGTGGCTGGGCGCCCTCGCGGTGCTGACCCTGACGGCGGTGATCGCCGCTACGACACTGCTCACCACGTTGAACCTCGGAAAGACAACCTATTTCGCCGACTTCCTGCAGGCGGCCAGCATCCGGTCGGGCGATGAGGTCAGCATCGCCGGCGTCCCGGTCGGCACGGTCGAGGACACCGCGCTGGACGGTGACCACGTGATGGTGTCGATGAAGATTCGTCACGACGTGGTCCTGGGCTCGCAGACCCGCGCCGCGATCAAACTGAGCACCGTCTTGGGCGCCCGCTATGTCGAACTGAAGCCGGCCGGCGACGGGACTCTTGACGGCCGGCGAATCACCCTGGCGCACACCAGCGTCCCCTATGACCTGCAGAAGCTGCTGCAAGATTCCACCAACACGTTCGAAGACGTTGACGCGCAGCGGTTTGCCCAGTCGATGCAACTGGTGTCCACCCAGCTGCGCGACGTTCCATCGGTCCTGCCGGATGCGCTGGCAGGCGTGCAGAGCCTCTCGCAAGTCATCGCCGAACGACGCGACCAGATCGCCGGGCTGCTGCGCAGTACCGCCGAGATCGCCGAGATCCTGGGCGGCCAGCAGGCCGACCTCGCCGCCCTGGTCAACCAGGGCCACCAGCTGTTCGGCGAAGTCGTGGCGCGACGGGACGCCGTGCAGCGGCTGATGGAGGCCGCGACAACGCTGGTCAGCACCGCCCGCGACATCACGGTCGGCGACCACGCCCAGCTCGACCGGCTGCTGGGTGACATCCGGCAGGTCACCGCGATGGTGGGCGACCACGACGACCTGCTCCGCAACTTGTTCCAGGCGATGCCGTTGTCGATGCGAAACGTGGCCAACGCCACCGGGTCCGGGCCATTCCTTGACTTCGCCCTGCCCGGCGGTCTGTTGGTGGACTCCTGGATGTGCGCGATCAGCGGCCGCGCAGAGCAATACAGGTGGCCGGAGCGTTACCAATATTTCAAGGACTGCGAATGA
- a CDS encoding Mce protein, which produces MLDTQLPTEAKELAELPDGAADSTPADGGAHPHDGTATVSRKLLPQLVIGALTLLVVTLAACCGYLGWQNKSHRDIEAAGAAAQRVAQDYAATLTSVDSNNLDANFAAVLDGSTGEFHDMYRQSSAQLRQMLLARKATGHGVVIDSAIKSATKDRVVVLLFVDQTVTNTDVPDPRIDRSRIVMTMQQIGGQWKAAKVELP; this is translated from the coding sequence ATGCTCGACACGCAGTTGCCGACCGAAGCCAAGGAGCTTGCCGAGCTCCCCGACGGCGCAGCCGACAGCACTCCTGCCGACGGAGGCGCCCACCCGCATGACGGGACAGCGACGGTGTCGCGAAAGCTGCTGCCGCAACTGGTGATCGGCGCATTGACACTACTGGTCGTCACGCTCGCCGCGTGCTGCGGATACCTGGGTTGGCAGAACAAGAGTCATCGCGACATCGAGGCTGCCGGCGCGGCGGCCCAACGCGTTGCGCAGGACTATGCCGCCACCTTGACGTCTGTGGACAGCAACAACCTGGACGCGAACTTCGCCGCCGTGCTGGACGGCTCCACCGGCGAGTTCCACGACATGTACCGTCAGTCCAGCGCCCAGTTGCGGCAGATGCTGCTCGCGCGAAAGGCGACCGGGCACGGCGTCGTCATCGACTCCGCGATCAAGTCGGCGACCAAGGACCGAGTCGTGGTGCTGTTGTTCGTCGATCAGACCGTGACCAACACCGACGTGCCGGACCCGCGCATAGACCGCAGCCGCATCGTGATGACAATGCAGCAGATCGGCGGTCAATGGAAAGCCGCGAAAGTGGAGTTGCCATGA
- a CDS encoding carotenoid oxygenase family protein, whose amino-acid sequence MTNSNTAGADFAAYTPLYEEYDYTIDDYDGELPEELQGTLYRNGAGKLDAGGQALGHLFDGDGMLSLFSIAGGSVHYRNRYVRTKHYRKSLTSHGAPYRALGTMRPGGILTNALRFPANVANTSVVMHAGKLLALWEGGPPTELNPDTLDTIGIHNFDGELKWLGAFSAHPKWDPDTKEMFNFGLAMVPFPKLICYRVDRAGALHRLGQLKLPFAMFNHDMGLTSKHMVFAIPPLIFPTSKLMGAGFGLRNFIDAIEYDASRGTMIGLVPRDGGKPRVLYTDPLLHLHLANTYEDGTDTIVELVHYDSTWEELNGQLSSLSTDRASEVGSYGGTLLRLRITKSDKVIHEPLSELRGEFPSFNIFRTSRPNRYTYLSADADGSNYPNAVAKVDNTTGAVVTHQFPYGHQPHEAVFAARPGGTDEDDGWLLVATQDGVNNRAALAVLDAKHVDAGPVYTGRLRHHLPLTFHGSFTPRVAQPTG is encoded by the coding sequence GTGACCAACTCGAACACTGCCGGCGCCGACTTCGCCGCGTACACGCCGCTTTACGAGGAATACGACTACACCATCGATGACTACGACGGTGAACTGCCCGAGGAGCTGCAGGGCACCCTGTACCGCAACGGCGCCGGCAAGCTCGATGCCGGCGGGCAGGCGCTGGGTCACCTGTTCGACGGCGACGGGATGCTGTCGCTGTTCTCCATCGCGGGCGGATCGGTGCACTACCGCAACAGGTATGTGCGGACCAAGCATTACCGCAAATCGCTGACCTCCCACGGTGCGCCCTACCGTGCACTGGGAACCATGCGCCCGGGCGGAATACTGACCAACGCACTGCGGTTCCCGGCCAACGTGGCCAACACCAGCGTGGTGATGCACGCCGGAAAGCTACTGGCGCTGTGGGAGGGCGGCCCGCCCACCGAGCTCAATCCCGACACGCTCGACACCATCGGTATCCACAACTTCGACGGCGAGCTGAAATGGCTGGGCGCGTTCTCCGCGCACCCCAAGTGGGACCCGGACACCAAGGAGATGTTCAACTTCGGGCTGGCGATGGTGCCGTTCCCGAAACTGATCTGCTATCGCGTCGACCGCGCAGGCGCGTTGCACCGGCTGGGTCAGCTGAAGCTGCCGTTCGCAATGTTCAACCACGACATGGGCCTGACCAGTAAGCACATGGTGTTCGCGATTCCGCCGCTGATCTTCCCGACCTCCAAGCTGATGGGCGCCGGATTCGGGCTGCGCAACTTCATCGACGCCATCGAATACGACGCCTCCCGCGGCACCATGATCGGCCTGGTGCCCCGCGATGGTGGCAAACCGCGGGTGCTGTACACCGATCCGCTGCTGCACCTGCACTTGGCCAACACCTACGAGGACGGCACCGACACGATCGTGGAGCTGGTGCACTACGACTCGACCTGGGAAGAACTCAACGGTCAGCTCTCGAGTTTGAGCACGGACCGGGCCAGTGAGGTCGGGTCTTACGGGGGGACGTTGCTGAGACTTCGGATCACCAAATCCGACAAGGTTATTCACGAGCCGCTGTCGGAGCTTCGCGGCGAGTTCCCGTCGTTCAATATCTTCCGGACCAGCCGGCCGAACCGCTACACCTATCTGTCCGCGGACGCCGACGGCAGCAATTACCCGAATGCGGTGGCCAAGGTCGACAACACCACCGGCGCGGTGGTCACCCACCAGTTCCCGTACGGCCACCAGCCGCACGAGGCCGTTTTCGCCGCCCGTCCCGGCGGCACCGACGAGGACGACGGCTGGTTGCTGGTGGCCACCCAGGACGGGGTGAACAACCGTGCCGCCCTGGCCGTATTGGACGCCAAGCACGTCGACGCCGGGCCGGTCTACACCGGCCGGCTGCGGCATCACCTGCCGCTCACCTTCCACGGCAGTTTCACTCCGCGGGTGGCGCAGCCTACTGGGTGA